The genomic interval AGCCGTTCCTCGAACAGGGCTTCCAGCGACTGATCCGGTCGCCGGGAAATACCTCGGGCGCTGTGATCGCCAATGCGCTGGATCACCAACTCCAAAGGGATATCAAGGAACACCACCACACCATTGGACTTGAGATGCTGCATCGCCTGATCACTGTAGACGGCGCTGCCACCGGTGCTGATAACCTTGGCGCTGACATTGAGATCCAACAACACCTGCTCTTCCACGTGCCGAAGCGCCTGATACCCGTCTTCATCCACAATTGCCTGTAGCGTGCGCCCGGCTTGTTCCTGGATCAGCAAGTCAGTATCCACAAACCCCATCCCCAGTCGCTTGGCCAATAGCACGCCGACGGTACTCTTGCCGCTGCCGGGCATACCAATGAGAACTATGTTGCGATGCGGATCAGGTTGGGCCATTAATACTCCAGAAAAGATGACGCGCGACTGTAACAACCGCGCAGGCTTTTGGTCTAAGGACTATACCGTCCCTTGAGAGGAAACTGCCATGTTTCGTGCTTTTACACTGTCGTTCCTGCTAGTTATGCTCACCGGTCCCGCCACTGCCGCAGAAGATCCGGTGTACACGGGCTTGCTCTCCAACACGGGGGCCGGCGGCTACGATGTGGTCAGCTACTTTGACACCGAGCAGGCGGTAAAGGGCTCGTCCAGCCACACCACTGAGTATCTGGGTGTCACCTGGCGATTCGCCAGTGCTGAGAACCGGGCCAAGTTCGAGTCCAATCCGGAAGCCTATGCGCCGGTGTACGGAGGGTATTGCGCCTGGGCGGTCAGCCAGGGCTACCTTGCCAAAGGTGATCCCAAGCACTGGACTGTCCGGGATGGCAAGCTGTACCTGAACTACAACCAGGACATTCAGGACCGCTGGCTGGCAGATACCGAGAACTTTGTCCGGCTCGCCAATGAGAACTGGCCAGCAGTACTCGAACAGTAACGATTAACAAACAATTCGTGCGGTTTTATCGCGGCGATAAAACCGTATACTTTCGGTAGCAGGGGCCAGGATCGGCCTCGGAAAACCGGACAAAACCGCACGGATATTGAATGAGCCCAGGCCAGACTCCAGCCGCCCTACTCCTATTGCTCGCCATTGCGACTTCGCTGTGCGTAGCTCCGGCACATGCCGACAGCGTCAAGCGCATCGTGCATCCGGACGGCACTGTCGAGTACACCAACGTCAAGGCAACCGAGCCGCGTCCCTCCAGCGGCAACGATACCGTGTATCGCTACGAGGATGACAACGGGGTGGTTGCGTACAGCAGTATCCGCCCGGCCACGGCTGAGTTCGATGTGATTCGCTTCCACTGCTACGCCTGTGACCCCGATTCCAGTGTCGACTGGCGCAAGACGCCGCTCTTCACCAGCCCCTATCACAATGAGATTAAAACTGCGGCTCGGGAATTCGGAGTTGATCCGGCTCTGGTCCGGGCGGTGATTCACGCCGAGTCAGCGTTTAACGAGAAAGCCCTGTCACCGGTCGGTGCCCAGGGACTGATGCAGCTGATGCCGGGAACTGCCAAGGAACTGGGTGTGGTTAATGCCCTGGTGGCCGAACAGAACATTCGAGGCGGGGTGAATTACCTGGCCAAGATGCTGCAGCGCTTCAACGGCGATATTCGGTTAGCGACGGCGGCCTACAATGCCGGCCCCGGCGCGGTCAGCCGCTACCAGGGCGTGCCTCCCTACGCCGAAACCAAGGCCTACGTGCATCGGGTCGGCATTCTGCATGAGCGTTACGGGACTAATTGACCTGTTAGCCGAAGGCCAGCCAGCCTCCCACCAGCAACATCAGGCTACCCGCCACACGGTTCACCGTCTTCACGCCACCACCCTGGCGGAGCAGCTTGCGCAAACCGCGGCCGCCATGGGCATAGAGCTGCAGGCACAGAAATTCCAGCGCCAGAATGATCAGGATTAGCGCCGTTAACTGGGGCGCCATTGGCAGTTTGCTATCAATGAACGGCGGCAACAGGGCCACGAAGAACGCCCAGCCTTTCGGATTGGCGATGGCCGTCACGAAACCCTGCGTGGCAAGCTGGCCGCGGGTGGCCTGCGCAGGCGCGTCTTCCTCGGATTCCGGCATCGCCATCTTGCCCCGCGAACGCCACATCTGAATGCCCAACCACGCCAGGTAGGCCCCGCCGGCGTATTTGAACACGGCAAATGCAGTCGGGTATTTCAACATGAAGGTGGCCACACCAATAGCCGCAGACGTTGCCACCACGGCCACACCGACCAACTCCCCAGCCATCATCCACAGGGCCCGGCGTACACCAATCGTAATGCCCATAGACAGCGCCAGGGTCATGCACATGCCCGGAGTGATCGAAACCACAAAAAAGGTGGGGATAAAGACTGACAACAAAGACCAGTTCAATGACAGCACAACAACGTTCCCTCTCAGAAATCGGCGATACTGCGGGCCCGGGCAAGGCTCGCGCTATTCAATTCGCCAAGTGGCCAGTCAGACTTAATCTGGCAACCCGGCTAGGTAGGCCTGCAACTCTTTCGGGTTGGTGATGGTGATCCGGCCATACTCCAGTCTCAGCAAACCCTCACGTTCAAAACGCTTGATCACCCGATGCACACCCTGTCGGGTCATGCCCATCATGTTGCCAATGTGCTCCCGGGTGAGACGGAAGGTTATCGGCTGGGTATAACGGTCACCGTGGCCCTGAATCTGAGTCAGGAACAGTAATCGGCGACCAACGCGCGCGTCAATTCCCCTTAAGGCGTCATCGGCGATGATCGACATCGCCGACCACAGTCGCCGGCTCACCAGATCCAAGGCCCGCGGGTAGGCCTCGGGGTAGCGGGCCAATAGTTGGCGAAAGCCCTCACCGGGCAACTCGACCACGCGGGCATCTTCGTGGGCGGTGGCGCCATAGACCCTTGGCGTGCCTGGTGAAAACACGGTATCACCGAACCAGGCCGTCGGGCCGAAAATGATCAGGGTTGCCTCCCGGCCCTCCGAGTTAACCGAACTGATCCGCACGGTGCCCTCGGCAATCACACACAGCGACGACTGCATGGAGCCCTTGTCATAGATTGATTCACCGGCCCGAAACTGACGCCAGCGAGAAAGGTCCTCGGCTTCCTTGAAGCCTGCGGCCGGCAGCCCCCCTAACAAAGGGCAGGCTTGCAACACCGATTTCAGATCAGACATACCCGGATTCCCACATCGACATGCCTCCAAATGTAAATGATTTGACAGTGTTGTGCTCGTGCTACTGCCTACACTGAGACCAGTACTTAAACAAACACCACAACAACAATCACACGACATATAAAGAGGCCAGTGATGTCTGAACGTATTGCGGTCCCGTCCAAGAAGGGCGAAGTCAGTGCCGAGGAATGGCAGCTTCGCGTTGACCTGGCTGCAGCCTATCGCCTGATAGCACTGTACGGCTGGGACGATCTGATTTTCACCCACGTATCCGCCCGCATACCCGGGGATGAGCACCATTTCCTGATCAATCCCTACGGCATGATGTTCGAGGAAATCACCGCCTCCAGCCTGGTGCGGGTCGATCAGGAAGGTAACAAGATCGATCCGGACGATTTCGACATTAACCCGGCCGGATTCACCATTCACAGCGCCATCCATGCGGTTCGTGACGACGCCACCTGCGTGATGCACACCCACACCACCGCCGGTGTTGCGGTGTCAGCCCAGAAAGACGGGCTGCTGCCACTGTCACAACAAAGCCTGTTCCCACTCTCCAACCTGGCTTACCACGATTACGAGGGCGTGGCCCTGCGCGAAGATGAAAAGGCAAGACTGCAGAAGGATCTTGGCAACAACAACTTCATGATACTGCGTAACCACGGCCTGCTCACCACCGGCGGCAGTATCGCCGATGCGTTCCTGGGCATGTACATCCTGCAACGGGCCTGTGAGGTGCAGATTCAGGCGTTGTCGGGCAACCGGGAGATGACCCCGATTCCGGCTGGCATTGTCGACACCATCCGCCAGCAGGCGGAGCAGGTTACCCGCGGCATGGGTGGCCAACTGGCCTGGCCGGGCCTGCTGCGCAAACTCGACCGCATCGACACCGGTTTCCGCGATTAAAGGAGCATTCCCTATGACCGAAACAACCGCCCCTCAGGCCAGCTTTACTCACATGAAAGACGGCACCGCCGAGGACTGGCAAACCATCGCACGATCCTTTGGCAACTTCGCCAAGGGCCTGCCGGATCGGATTATGGACCACCTGATGCTGCTGGAAGGCGATTTTGGCGGCTTCCCCATTGACCGACTGACCCACTGCCTGCAAACCGCTACCCTGGCCCACCGGGATGGCAAGGACGACGAATACGTCGTGTGCGCCCTGCTGCACGACATCGGGGATACCCTGGGCTCCTACAACCACGCCGATGTGGCGGCGGTCTTGTTAGAACCGTTCGTCAGCGAAGCCAATCATTGGATGGTAAAACACCACGCCATTTTCCAGGGCTACTATTTCTTCCACTACCTGGGCATGGACCGCAACTTGCGAGACAACTACAAGGACCACCCGCACTTCATGCGCACCATTGAGTTTGTCAGCAAGTACGATTCGCCCGCGTTCGACCCGAACGGCGAAACCCTTCCGCTGTCATACTTCGAACCCATGGTCCGTCAGGTCTTCGCCAAACCCGTCCGCTCGCTCTACAAAGACGCCGTGTAATACTGGCGGGCCCCAACTGGCCCGCCGATCCCTGTAATTGCTTGCCGCCCCCTCCCATTGGCGATGGGGTTCCTGCCGCCAGTCTGCGCTATCCTGTAAATACCAATGTGCCCAGAGTCTTACCGGGCACTATACAATCGCGCATCTATCACCCGCGCGCATCGCCCGCGAACCCATGGCCACCTGAGAGCCCATGAATTTTAAACGACTGGAAACCTTTATCTGGGTAGCTACCCTTGGCAGTTTCCGAAAGGCTGCCGAACGGCTGTACACCACCCAACCCGCCATCTCCACCCGGATTGCCGCGCTGGAAGAAGAACTCGGGGTTCAACTGTTTGAGCGGGAGTCCGGCAAGACCCTGCTGACCAGCAAGGGCCAGGAATTGCTGCCCTTCGCCGAGAAAATCGTGTTCATGTCCGAACAACTGCGCAAACGGGCGGACCGTGTGGCGCTGCTGTCGGGCATCCTCCGGCTGGGTGTATCCGAAACCATCGTCCATTCCTGGCTGCCACAGTTCTTCCGCGAGCTGCACAAGGCGGTGCCGAATCTGGACGTGGAAATCACCGTCGACGTTACCAGCAATCTCCGGACCGGACTAATGGACCGCTCCCTGGATCTGGCGTTCCTGATGGGGCCGGTGTCTGAGCCGAAGATGGAAAACCGCGAGCTGTGCAGTTTCCCGCTGATGTGGGTAGCGAGCCCGGACCTGAAATTGCCGAATCGACGGCTGGATCTGGAGGAGCTGGCAGAATGGCCCATTGTGACTTACGCCCGCAACACCAAGCCGTTCGCCGAGATCAGCCAGAAGTTCAGCCAACTTGATGAACTCCCCGCCCGTTTCTACTCCTCCAGCTCGCTGGCCGCCTGTCGCCGGCTGACCATCGACGGCATTGGCGTGTCGACGCTGCCCCTGAGTGTTATCGCCGATGAGCTGAAAAACGGCCAACTGGTTCGGCTGGATACCGCGTGGACACCGTCCCAACTGGAATTTACTGCGTCCTACCCAAATGTGCCCTTCAACCCGGTTGCAGAGCTGGCCGCCAACCTGGCCGTGGGCATCTCCAAGGCCTACTCAGAGCCACCTGATAACTAATTTTTATAGCTAAACCCAAAAAACCATAATTAGATTTTTTCAACAGGAGGCATAACCTGTGAACAACAACTAAATTAATAATTCAATCGGGAGTTCCCGCCATGCCCATAGGTGATTATTCGGAGTTCAAGATCAACCTGCTTGATCAGGCGGCCCCGCTGCGCGCCAGCATTCGTTCCGGAGCTCACACCGGCACAACCAGCGGCATGGCGCCCAGCCTGGTTCAGGGCAACGTGGTTATCCTGCCTGCGGACTGGGCCGCCGACTTCCTGATGTATTGCCAGAGCAATCCGGTGGCTCTGCCACTGATCGCAGTATCGGAACCCGGCAACCCGGCACTGCCAGACCTCGGCCATGATCTGGATATCCGCACCGACATCCCCGAATACCAGGTATTCCGGGACGGCGAGCGTGCCGAAACCGTGACCGACATCCGGGATCTCTGGCAAGGCGACTTCGTTACCTTCGTGCTCGGCTGCTCCTTTTCCTTTGAAGACGCC from Marinobacter sp. LA51 carries:
- a CDS encoding shikimate kinase; amino-acid sequence: MAQPDPHRNIVLIGMPGSGKSTVGVLLAKRLGMGFVDTDLLIQEQAGRTLQAIVDEDGYQALRHVEEQVLLDLNVSAKVISTGGSAVYSDQAMQHLKSNGVVVFLDIPLELVIQRIGDHSARGISRRPDQSLEALFEERLALYLRYADIVIDGEGQDQEHTCTAVVSALTGWSS
- a CDS encoding YHS domain-containing (seleno)protein gives rise to the protein MFRAFTLSFLLVMLTGPATAAEDPVYTGLLSNTGAGGYDVVSYFDTEQAVKGSSSHTTEYLGVTWRFASAENRAKFESNPEAYAPVYGGYCAWAVSQGYLAKGDPKHWTVRDGKLYLNYNQDIQDRWLADTENFVRLANENWPAVLEQ
- a CDS encoding lytic transglycosylase domain-containing protein, encoding MSPGQTPAALLLLLAIATSLCVAPAHADSVKRIVHPDGTVEYTNVKATEPRPSSGNDTVYRYEDDNGVVAYSSIRPATAEFDVIRFHCYACDPDSSVDWRKTPLFTSPYHNEIKTAAREFGVDPALVRAVIHAESAFNEKALSPVGAQGLMQLMPGTAKELGVVNALVAEQNIRGGVNYLAKMLQRFNGDIRLATAAYNAGPGAVSRYQGVPPYAETKAYVHRVGILHERYGTN
- a CDS encoding LysE family translocator, with amino-acid sequence MLSLNWSLLSVFIPTFFVVSITPGMCMTLALSMGITIGVRRALWMMAGELVGVAVVATSAAIGVATFMLKYPTAFAVFKYAGGAYLAWLGIQMWRSRGKMAMPESEEDAPAQATRGQLATQGFVTAIANPKGWAFFVALLPPFIDSKLPMAPQLTALILIILALEFLCLQLYAHGGRGLRKLLRQGGGVKTVNRVAGSLMLLVGGWLAFG
- a CDS encoding Crp/Fnr family transcriptional regulator encodes the protein MSDLKSVLQACPLLGGLPAAGFKEAEDLSRWRQFRAGESIYDKGSMQSSLCVIAEGTVRISSVNSEGREATLIIFGPTAWFGDTVFSPGTPRVYGATAHEDARVVELPGEGFRQLLARYPEAYPRALDLVSRRLWSAMSIIADDALRGIDARVGRRLLFLTQIQGHGDRYTQPITFRLTREHIGNMMGMTRQGVHRVIKRFEREGLLRLEYGRITITNPKELQAYLAGLPD
- a CDS encoding class II aldolase/adducin family protein; this translates as MSERIAVPSKKGEVSAEEWQLRVDLAAAYRLIALYGWDDLIFTHVSARIPGDEHHFLINPYGMMFEEITASSLVRVDQEGNKIDPDDFDINPAGFTIHSAIHAVRDDATCVMHTHTTAGVAVSAQKDGLLPLSQQSLFPLSNLAYHDYEGVALREDEKARLQKDLGNNNFMILRNHGLLTTGGSIADAFLGMYILQRACEVQIQALSGNREMTPIPAGIVDTIRQQAEQVTRGMGGQLAWPGLLRKLDRIDTGFRD
- a CDS encoding HD domain-containing protein, which codes for MTETTAPQASFTHMKDGTAEDWQTIARSFGNFAKGLPDRIMDHLMLLEGDFGGFPIDRLTHCLQTATLAHRDGKDDEYVVCALLHDIGDTLGSYNHADVAAVLLEPFVSEANHWMVKHHAIFQGYYFFHYLGMDRNLRDNYKDHPHFMRTIEFVSKYDSPAFDPNGETLPLSYFEPMVRQVFAKPVRSLYKDAV
- a CDS encoding LysR family transcriptional regulator, with translation MNFKRLETFIWVATLGSFRKAAERLYTTQPAISTRIAALEEELGVQLFERESGKTLLTSKGQELLPFAEKIVFMSEQLRKRADRVALLSGILRLGVSETIVHSWLPQFFRELHKAVPNLDVEITVDVTSNLRTGLMDRSLDLAFLMGPVSEPKMENRELCSFPLMWVASPDLKLPNRRLDLEELAEWPIVTYARNTKPFAEISQKFSQLDELPARFYSSSSLAACRRLTIDGIGVSTLPLSVIADELKNGQLVRLDTAWTPSQLEFTASYPNVPFNPVAELAANLAVGISKAYSEPPDN